From one Cucurbita pepo subsp. pepo cultivar mu-cu-16 chromosome LG17, ASM280686v2, whole genome shotgun sequence genomic stretch:
- the LOC111779150 gene encoding protein FANTASTIC FOUR 3-like: protein MSSSIYQGLQSCLIEPRVLSLKLTPSLNSSRLPAVEEDSDLSAETHLEMGENFAGDGDSPADDGEAASGGGNGVGGWSFLQALSGVYVPPPTKEYSPAVALTGKSLDICTESLGSETGSDGSEIGGDEKMSLFMSNEIEMSPPFASGGHLPRLSRLRSRKLAKPSYPPPLTSRSGPMGVKVRPYREGGRLVLQAVAISSTKPCFEVERGGGRLRLRLLKHCLEEEEEEQVEEGAEREEESNESGGGRRRKGRRCKECGGGRKELVNWEPFLVST from the exons ATGTCGTCCAGTATCTATCAAGGGTTACAATCATGTCTTATAGAACCACGTGTTTTAAGTCTCAAGTTAACTCCCTCCCTGAATTCTTCCCGGCTGCCGGCGGTGGAAGAAGATTCTGATCTCTCTGCTGAAACCCATTTGGAAATGGGGGAGAATTTCGCCGGCGACGGAGATTCTCCGGCCGACGATGGGGAAGCAGCGAGTGGCGGCGGGAATGGTGTTGGTGGGTGGAGTTTTCTCCAAGCTCTGTCTGGTGTGTATGTTCCTCCTCCGACGAAGGAATATTCTCCGGCGGTGGCGCTCACTGGGAAGAGCCTTGATATCTGCACCGAGAGCTTGGGCAGTGAGACCGGGAGCGACGGCAGCGAGATTGGCGGCGATGAAAAAATGTCTCTGTTTATGTCTAATGAAATAGAGATGTCTCCGCCGTTTGCCTCCGGCGGACATCTGCCACGATTGTCGAGACTCCGATCAAGAAAACTAGCCAAGCCCAg CTATCCTCCACCATTGACGTCGAGGAGCGGGCCAATGGGTGTTAAGGTGAGGCCTTACCGGGAAGGCGGGCGGCTGGTGCTGCAAGCGGTGGCGATTTCATCCACGAAGCCGTGTTTCGAGGTGGAGCGTGGCGGGGGAAGGCTGAGGTTGAGATTGTTGAAGCATTGTttagaagaagaggaggaagagcaAGTGGAAGAGGGAGCAGAAAGGGAGGAGGAGAGTAATGAGAGCGGCGGAGGAAGGCGGCGGAAGGGTCGGCGGTGCAAGGAATGTGGCGGAGGAAGGAAGGAATTGGTGAATTGGGAGCCATTTTTGGTGTCCACTTGA
- the LOC111778122 gene encoding probable glycosyltransferase At5g03795 gives MGQELCSISQIGSRRVIWLMGVMFAMILAFQCFELSFGYSLFSLFSVGKVIVNEEGSSSSSPVDDPISKTGLVAESPLADGINSTASNHSYDRANQPSSSGDLIEPVGNSTINMQGNNRSFDGKDDSLRNDSIGYNNHSSNNFAAPPAVPPTSSSLMIVGNTSSVATNASSPNSSLGSNAPDTSDKLKTSVEEKDEKNTSDKNEKTEPLHGDHGIGKNKTVSEKKQVPKDPSSGIYTISDMDSLLFETRSSNRPIVPRWPSATDQEVLQAKLLIENAPGIDNDPILYSPLFRNVSVFKRSYELMEKTLKVYIYAEGERPIFHQGPLQGIYASEGWFMKILESNKRFVTKDPKKAHLFYLPFSSRQLEDTLYVRDSHSFTNLIQHLKNYLDLIAAKYPSWNRTEGADHFIAACHDWAPAETRKYMAKCIRALCNSDVKEGFVFGKDVSLPETSVRVARNPLKDVGGNPASKRPILAFFAGRMHGNLRSILVKYWEGKDPDMKISGPMPKVKGKGKKGGGKNYLWHMKNSKYCICAKGYEVNSPRVVESIMYECVPVIISDNFVPPLFGVLNWESFAVFVAEKEIPNLKKILTSIPEKRYREMQMRVKKVQPHFLWHSKPQKYDLFHMILHSIWYNRLYQITPNL, from the exons ATGGGTCAAGAACTCTGTTCGATATCTCAAATCGGTTCGAGAAGAGTGATATGGCTGATGGGGGTGATGTTTGCTATGATTTTGGCGTTTCAATGCTTTGAGCTTTCGTTTGggtattctttgttttctttattttctgttGGTAAGGTTATTGTCAATGAAGAAGGCAGTTCCAGTTCTTCCCCTGTCGATGATCCGATATCGAAGACCGGGCTTGTTGCCGAATCTCCACTTGCAGATGGTATAAATTCAACTGCATCCAATCATAGTTATGATCGTGCTAATCAGCCTTCGTCATCCGGGGATTTGATAGAGCCTGTTGGGAATTCAACCATCAATATGCAAGGAAATAATCGAAGTTTTGATGGGAAAGACGACTCTTTACGAAATGATTCGATAGGATACAACAATCACTCGAGCAATAACTTTGCAGCCCCTCCTGCAGTTCCACCGACGAGTTCATCTTTAATGATAGTTGGGAATACAAGTAGTGTTGCTACGAATGCATCGAGCCCCAACTCTTCCCTTGGATCCAACGCTCCCGACACTTCTGATAAATTGAAGACATCTGTGgaagagaaagatgaaaaaaatacgTCTGATAAGAACGAGAAGACTGAGCCATTGCACGGTGATCACGGTATAGGGAAAAACAAGACAGTCTCTGAGAAGAAGCAAGTGCCTAAAGACCCTTCTTCAGGAATATATACAATATCTGACATGGACAGTTTGTTGTTTGAAACCCGCTCGTCCAACCGTCCAATC GTACCAAGATGGCCTTCGGCCACTGATCAAGAAGTGTTACAAGCCAAATTACTGATTGAGAATGCACCCGGAATAGATAATGACCCGATACTATATTCTCCTCTGTTTCGAAATGTTTCTGTTTTCAAAAG AAGCTATGAACTAATGGAGAAAACTCTCAAAGTGTACATCTATGCAGAAGGAGAGAGGCCAATCTTTCACCAAGGTCCGCTCCAGGGTATCTATGCTTCCGAGGGGTGGTTCATGAAGATACTCGAATCGAACAAAAGATTCGTTACTAAGGACCCAAAAAAAGCTCATCTATTTTACTTGCCTTTCAGCTCTCGACAATTGGAAGACACCTTATACGTGCGCGACTCGCACAGCTTCACGAACCTCATACAACACCTCAAGAACTACTTGGACTTGATTGCTGCAAAGTATCCGTCCTGGAACAGAACTGAAGGCGCCGATCATTTTATTGCTGCTTGTCATGATTGG GCACCTGCAGAAACCAGGAAGTATATGGCAAAATGCATAAGAGCTCTGTGCAACTCCGATGTCAAGGAAGGTTTTGTTTTCGGCAAGGACGTATCCCTTCCCGAAACATCCGTGCGTGTCGCTCGGAATCCTCTAAAAGATGTCGGTGGCAATCCTGCATCGAAGAGGCCGATCCTTGCGTTCTTTGCAGGAAGAATGCACGGCAACTTACGGTCAATTCTCGTGAAATATTGGGAAGGAAAAGACCCCGACATGAAAATCTCCGGGCCAATGCCAAAGGTCaaggggaaggggaagaagGGGGGTGGAAAGAACTATCTATGGCACATGAAGAACAGCAAATACTGCATCTGTGCTAAAGGATACGAAGTGAACAGCCCCCGAGTCGTCGAATCGATCATGTACGAATGTGTTCCAGTGATCATATCGGATAACTTCGTGCCTCCACTGTTTGGGGTTCTTAACTGGGAATCGTTTGCGGTGTTCGTAGCGGAGAAAGAGATACCGAACCTGAAGAAGATTCTGACGTCGATACCAGAGAAGAGGTATAGGGAGATGCAGATGAGGGTGAAGAAGGTGCAGCCTCATTTTCTTTGGCATTCAAAGCCTCAAAAGTATGATTTGTTTCATATGATATTACATTCCATTTGGTACAACCGACTTTACCAGATAACACCCAAtctttga
- the LOC111778276 gene encoding uncharacterized protein LOC111778276 has product MRKKSLAAKSGGNAELSTEAAHESAMTTSEIPEATNPSLKKVKSPLGSRSSSKKKMNGISVRRSERIQNSMPQNLKIQSVIEEITLSESDGDDELPNDHEKSTPPPDEENYWPELMMEGRKFEGKIDYIVKLLESHGHTLDSIKTEVIKRSCPTETTVPTPDMNYKSLYIASQKKIEELAEENQVLTLKLEKALGLFEAYKNGNRDAFEMLEKLKDVILISNSLKVSESTQATSRAELNKVTSLNVRPSSKKKKTSKQN; this is encoded by the exons ATGAGGAAGAAATCTCTGGCGGCAAAATCTGGGGGAAATGCCGAATTG AGCACAGAAGCAGCACACGAAAGCGCAATGACGACCTCCGAAATACCAGAAGCTACCAATCCATCCTTGAAGAAAGTAAAATCACCATTAGGGAGTCGAAGTTcttcgaaaaagaaaatgaatgggATCTCTGTTCGTCGATCCGAACGTATACAAAATTCTATGCCTCAGAACCTCAAAATACAGAGTGTCATTGAAGAGATTACTCTTAGTGAAAGTGATGGAGACGATGAGTTGCCTAACGACCATGAGAAAAGTACGCCACCGCCCGACGAAGAGAATTACTGGCCGGAGTTAATGATGGAGGGAAGGAAATTTGAAGGGAAAATTGACTATATTGTAAAACTGCTTGAATCACATGGCCATACCTTAGACTCAATAAAGACTGAG GTTATCAAAAGATCGTGCCCGACCGAAACGACGGTACCGACACCTGATATGAACTACAAGAGCTTGTATATAGCATCCCAGAAGAAG ATTGAAGAACTAGCTGAAGAAAATCAAGTGCTTACTCTAAAATTGGAAAAGGCTCTTGGCTTATTTGAAGCA TACAAGAACGGGAATCGTGATGCATTTGAAATGTTGGAGAAGTTGAAGGATGTCATTTTGATCTCGAACAGTTTGAAAGTGTCGGAATCAACTCAAGCTACGTCTCGAGCAGAGCTCAACAAGGTTACGTCTCTCAATGTTCGTCCTTcaagcaagaagaagaagacgtcTAAACAAAATTGA